A region of the Candidatus Acetothermia bacterium genome:
GGGCAAACGCGGCGAGGAGGAAGAAGGCGACGCTCGACGCCAACGCGGTGACCGCGAACAGGGTCCAATACGGGAGGAACGCGGCGAGGTACCCGCCCAGCGCTGGCCCGGCCGCCCACCCCACGTTGCCCCCCACCCGCAGGAGGCCGTACGCCTCCATGCGCTGTCCCCCGGGGGCGAGGTCGGCGACCATGGCCGAGATCGCGGTCATGGCCAGGGCCCCGGTGATGCGCACCCCGAGGTAAACGGCGGCGATCGCCCACACCGGGCCGGTGCCCCGGATCAGGGCGGCCAAGACCAGGAACAGGAGCACCCGCACCCCCGCAGCGCCGAGCACGGTGGGCCGCCGCCCCAGCCGATCGGCAAGTTCTCCGCCGGCCATCCGGCCGGCGGCGCTGACCACAGCGTTGGCGAGCATGATCGCCCCCACCACGGTCATGGAGAGATCCCGGTCGCGGTGGAGGTACAGGGACAGAAACGGAAGGGCGATGGAGAACCCGGCCGAGGTGACGAGCTGGCTCGCCACCAGCGCCCACAGCCGGCCGTCGAACCGGCCCAGGAAGCGGCCGCGCCGCGCGAGCCACCGGGGCACGATCATGGGAGATACCGGAACAGCCAGGACAGGAGGGGGGCCAGGAGGAGGGCGGGGAGGAAGTCGGCCGCCCGGATGTCCCGCAGCTTGAGGAGGCCGATCCCCAGGGCGAGGACCACCGCTCCGCCGGCCGCGGACAGCTCCACCACTGCCGGTGCGTCCGGGGAGAAGCCGGCCAGCGAGGACGCGAACAGGTGCGCGGCCAACGTCAACCCGCCCTGATAGACGAGGATCACGAGGAGCGAGAGCAGCACCCCCGGCCCCAACGCCGCGGCCAGGGTGAGGGCCGAGATCCCGTCCAGGATCGACTTGGCCGCGAGCAGGGACCAATCGCCAACTAGGCCGTCTTGAATGGCCCCGAGCACGGTCAGCGGCCCCACACAAAAGAGGAGGCTGGCGGTGAGGAACCCCTCCGCAACCGGGCGACCGCGGAACAGGGCCTCCAGCCGCCGGCTCCCCAGTTCGATCCGCTCGG
Encoded here:
- a CDS encoding DUF554 domain-containing protein; this translates as MTGTWINMGTVLVGGAAGWALGARVPARVREAATAGVGLATVVLGFRLALGTQNVLVLMLAVILGGALGSAVHLAERIELGSRRLEALFRGRPVAEGFLTASLLFCVGPLTVLGAIQDGLVGDWSLLAAKSILDGISALTLAAALGPGVLLSLLVILVYQGGLTLAAHLFASSLAGFSPDAPAVVELSAAGGAVVLALGIGLLKLRDIRAADFLPALLLAPLLSWLFRYLP